One window of Cupriavidus oxalaticus genomic DNA carries:
- a CDS encoding branched-chain amino acid ABC transporter permease: protein MNGSTIATLGMQPAQAARRLPKRALYGALLACLLAAPLAGAYPVFVLKVLCFALFACAFNLLIGYAGLLSFGHAAFFGGAGYAAGHAIKVWGVTPEIGLLLGTGTGALVGLVMGALAIRRQGIYFSMITLALAQMLFFLCLQAPFTGGEDGLQGIPRGKLFGVLPLSNDLTLYYVALAIVVAAFALIVRTVHSPFGQILKAIKENEPRAISLGYDVDRFKLAAFVLSAALAGLAGSVKALVLGFETLSDVHWSMSGLVILMTLVGGLGTLAGPIVGAFVIVALENKLGDIGNLLASATGLQWFNGLGESVSMVTGFIFVICVLAFRKGIVGSFGRQPD from the coding sequence GGATCGACTATCGCTACCCTCGGCATGCAGCCGGCACAGGCCGCGCGCCGCCTGCCGAAGCGGGCGCTCTACGGCGCGCTGCTGGCTTGCCTGCTGGCCGCGCCGCTGGCTGGCGCGTATCCGGTGTTTGTGCTCAAGGTGCTCTGCTTCGCGCTGTTCGCGTGCGCGTTCAACCTGCTGATCGGCTATGCCGGCCTGCTGTCGTTCGGCCATGCGGCGTTCTTCGGCGGTGCGGGCTATGCGGCCGGCCACGCCATAAAGGTGTGGGGCGTGACGCCCGAGATCGGGCTGCTGCTGGGCACGGGAACCGGCGCGCTGGTCGGCCTGGTGATGGGGGCGCTGGCGATCCGGCGCCAGGGCATCTACTTCTCGATGATCACGCTGGCGTTGGCGCAGATGCTGTTCTTCCTCTGCCTGCAGGCGCCGTTCACCGGCGGCGAGGACGGGCTGCAGGGCATCCCGCGCGGCAAGCTGTTCGGCGTGCTGCCGCTGTCCAATGACCTGACGCTGTACTACGTGGCGCTGGCGATCGTCGTGGCGGCGTTCGCGCTGATCGTGCGCACGGTGCATTCGCCGTTCGGCCAGATCCTGAAGGCGATCAAGGAGAACGAGCCGCGCGCGATCTCGCTGGGCTATGACGTCGACCGCTTCAAGCTGGCTGCCTTCGTGCTGTCGGCGGCGCTCGCGGGTCTGGCGGGTTCGGTCAAGGCGCTGGTGCTGGGCTTCGAGACCCTCAGCGACGTGCACTGGTCGATGTCGGGGCTGGTGATCCTGATGACGCTGGTCGGCGGGCTGGGCACTTTGGCCGGCCCCATCGTCGGCGCCTTCGTGATCGTGGCGCTGGAGAACAAGCTGGGCGACATCGGCAACCTGCTGGCCTCGGCCACCGGGCTCCAGTGGTTCAACGGGCTTGGCGAATCGGTGTCGATGGTGACCGGCTTCATCTTTGTCATCTGCGTGCTGGCGTTCCGCAAAGGCATTGTCGGCAGCTTCGGGCGGCAACCGGACTAG